From the Cyanobacteria bacterium GSL.Bin1 genome, one window contains:
- a CDS encoding FAD-dependent oxidoreductase has translation MQISRKNLDQRQDHIYDTIVVGGGAGGLSAGIYLQRYNLSSLIIDKGKARSFWMQELHNYLGLPPDTPGRELLKRGKDHYLSLEGDFLNGFVEEIVDEGETFAVTTKVGRNDNSIYPVLRAKYIIAASGIIDQLPPLDDMQNVYEYAGYNLHVCMVCDGYEMTDKQCGFFAGSEASIEEMVFNLSWFTPYITIFTHGMFEIRSELRQQLEDYGYRIVETPIKQFLGENHQMTGVELTDGSVIELETGLISMGSKYHHDYLTQFDLDYKGNNLITDKMGRTSHPRVFAIGDLKVGLNQVVVAAGDGALAATQIWRDIRNATPPRRWEENLLTTASA, from the coding sequence GCAAAAACCTCGATCAGCGACAAGACCATATTTACGATACGATTGTTGTCGGTGGTGGGGCAGGGGGATTATCCGCAGGGATTTACTTGCAACGGTATAATCTCTCTAGCCTGATCATCGACAAAGGCAAAGCGCGATCGTTTTGGATGCAGGAGTTACACAACTATCTCGGTTTACCCCCAGATACTCCCGGACGGGAACTCCTAAAACGCGGAAAAGATCATTATTTATCTTTAGAGGGAGACTTTCTCAACGGCTTTGTGGAAGAGATTGTTGATGAAGGAGAAACCTTCGCCGTAACCACAAAAGTGGGACGCAATGATAATAGTATCTATCCCGTCTTACGAGCAAAATATATTATTGCAGCCAGTGGTATTATCGACCAGCTTCCCCCGCTAGACGATATGCAAAACGTTTATGAATATGCAGGTTATAATTTGCACGTTTGCATGGTCTGTGATGGCTATGAAATGACCGATAAACAATGCGGTTTCTTCGCAGGAAGTGAAGCCAGTATTGAAGAAATGGTCTTTAACTTAAGCTGGTTCACCCCTTACATCACCATCTTTACTCATGGGATGTTTGAGATTCGATCGGAACTCCGTCAACAACTGGAAGATTATGGCTATCGTATCGTAGAAACCCCAATTAAACAGTTCCTTGGGGAAAATCATCAGATGACAGGCGTAGAATTAACCGATGGTTCCGTGATTGAGTTAGAAACGGGATTAATCTCAATGGGATCGAAGTATCACCATGATTATCTCACTCAGTTTGACCTTGACTATAAAGGCAATAACTTAATTACGGATAAAATGGGACGCACCTCTCATCCGAGAGTGTTCGCCATTGGTGATCTGAAAGTAGGCTTAAACCAAGTGGTTGTTGCTGCAGGTGATGGTGCATTAGCTGCAACCCAAATTTGGCGCGATATCCGTAATGCAACGCCCCCGCGTCGCTGGGAAGAAAATCTTCTCACTACCGCTTCGGCTTAA
- a CDS encoding SCP-2 sterol transfer family protein, with protein sequence MADLFSPEWMAQYQEQWNAEPDLSDALAKINFDSVIGYGFKGEDQPRGVLVVKDGKAVEAGAYNGQTLSWDLRAKPEDWEKWFEKGLNMMGLSGAYMQGKLKFVVGDYGAMIKDPRMVNPFLKSFSVMGQVHAAAVG encoded by the coding sequence ATGGCAGATTTATTTTCTCCCGAATGGATGGCGCAATACCAAGAACAATGGAACGCAGAACCTGATCTCTCTGATGCTTTAGCAAAAATTAACTTTGACTCGGTGATTGGCTATGGCTTTAAAGGCGAAGATCAACCCAGAGGAGTCTTAGTGGTTAAAGATGGTAAAGCCGTTGAAGCTGGGGCTTACAACGGACAAACCCTGAGTTGGGATTTGCGTGCGAAGCCTGAAGATTGGGAAAAATGGTTCGAGAAAGGATTGAATATGATGGGATTAAGTGGCGCGTATATGCAAGGCAAATTAAAATTTGTCGTCGGTGACTATGGCGCAATGATCAAAGATCCTCGCATGGTCAATCCTTTCCTGAAGAGTTTCTCTGTCATGGGACAAGTTCACGCTGCTGCTGTTGGCTAA